The following proteins are encoded in a genomic region of Glycine soja cultivar W05 unplaced genomic scaffold, ASM419377v2 tig00020871_1_pilon, whole genome shotgun sequence:
- the LOC114404337 gene encoding F-box/kelch-repeat protein At3g23880-like: MRSEKKPWSPLLCDELIEEILSRLPVKPLIQFKCVCKGWNSLMSDPYFIKLHLSKSAAKDDLEHLQLMKNVCLGSIPEIHMESCDVSSLFHSLQIETFLFNFANMPGYHLVGSCNGLHCGVSEIPEGYRVCFWNKATRVISKESPTLSFSPGIGRRTMFGFGYDLSSDKYKVVAIALTMLSLDVSEKTEMKVYGAGDSSWRNLKGFPVLWTLPKVGGVYLSGTLNWVVIKGKETIHSEIVIISVDLEKETCRSLFFPDDFCFFDTNIGVFRDSLCVWQDSNTHLGLWQMRKFGEDKSWIQLINFSYLHLNIRPNEEK, translated from the coding sequence ATGCGATCAGAGAAGAAACCATGGTCGCCACTCCTCTGTGACGAACTCATCGAGGAAATCTTGTCTCGTCTTCCCGTGAAACCTTTGATCCAATTCAAGTGTGTGTGCAAGGGATGGAACTCCCTGATGTCAGATCCCTATTTCATCAAATTGCACCTTAGCAAATCTGCTGCGAAGGACGATTTGGAACACCTTCAACTGATGAAAAATGTCTGCCTCGGATCCATCCCTGAAATCCACATGGAATCGTGTGATGTAAGTTCGTTATTCCATTCCCTACAAATTGAAACgttcttgttcaatttcgcAAACATGCCAGGTTACCATCTGGTCGGTTCATGTAATGGGTTGCACTGTGGGGTTAGCGAAATACCAGAAGGATACCGTGTTTGTTTCTGGAACAAGGCGACAAGGGTGATATCCAAAGAATCGCCAACGCTATCTTTTTCCCCGGGCATTGGTCGTAGAACAATGTTTGGGTTTGGCTATGATCTGTCAAGTGACAAATACAAGGTTGTAGCAATTGCATTGACTATGCTCTCACTTGACGTATCTGAAAAGACTGAGATGAAAGTTTATGGCGCGGGTGACAGTAGTTGGAGAAACCTTAAAGGTTTTCCTGTTCTTTGGACTTTACCTAAAGTTGGTGGAGTGTATCTGAGTGGAACCCTTAATTGGGTTGTTATTAAGGGAAAAGAAACCATTCATTCTGAAATCGTAATTATTTCTGTTGACCTGGAGAAGGAGACTTGCAGATCACTGTTTTTTCCCGACGATTTTTGCTTTTTTGATACAAATATTGGAGTTTTTAGAGACTCACTGTGCGTTTGGCAAGATAGCAACACCCATCTTGGCTTGTGGCAGATGAGGAAGTTTGGAGAAGACAAGTCTTGGattcaattaataaattttagttatttacatcTTAATATTCGTCCTAATGAAGAAAAATAG
- the LOC114404338 gene encoding F-box/kelch-repeat protein At3g23880-like, whose protein sequence is MRSEKKPWSPLLCDELIEEILSRLPVKPLIQFKCVCKGWNSLMSDPYFIKLHLSKSAAKDDLEHLQLMKNVCLRSIPEIHMESCDVSSLFHSLQIETFLFNFANMPGYHLVGSCNGLHCGVSEIPEGYRVCFWNKATRVISKESPTLSFSPGIGRRTMFGFGYDPSSDKYKVVAIALTMLSLDVSQKTEMKVYSAGDSSWRNLKGFPVLWTLPKVGGVYLSGTLNWVVIKGKETIHSEIVIISVVLEKETCRSLFLPDDFCFVDTNQF, encoded by the coding sequence ATGCGATCAGAGAAGAAACCATGGTCGCCACTCCTCTGTGACGAACTCATCGAGGAAATCTTGTCTCGTCTTCCCGTGAAACCTTTGATCCAATTCAAATGTGTGTGCAAGGGATGGAACTCCCTGATGTCAGATCCCTATTTCATCAAATTGCACCTTAGCAAATCTGCTGCGAAGGACGATTTGGAACACCTTCAACTGATGAAAAATGTCTGCCTCAGATCCATCCCTGAAATCCACATGGAATCGTGTGATGTAAGTTCATTGTTCCATTCCCTACAAATTGAAACgttcttgttcaatttcgcAAACATGCCAGGTTACCATCTGGTCGGTTCATGTAATGGGTTGCACTGTGGGGTTAGCGAAATACCAGAAGGATACCGTGTTTGTTTCTGGAACAAGGCGACAAGGGTGATATCCAAAGAATCGCCAACGCTATCTTTTTCCCCGGGCATTGGTCGTAGAACAATGTTTGGGTTTGGCTATGATCCGTCAAGTGACAAATACAAGGTTGTAGCAATTGCATTGACTATGCTTTCACTTGACGTATCTCAAAAGACTGAGATGAAAGTTTATAGTGCGGGTGACAGTAGTTGGAGAAACCTTAAAGGTTTTCCTGTTCTTTGGACTTTACCTAAAGTTGGTGGAGTGTATCTGAGTGGAACCCTTAATTGGGTTGTTATTAAGGGAAAAGAAACCATTCATTCTGAAATCGTAATTATTTCTGTTGTCCTGGAGAAGGAGACTTGCAGATCATTGTTTCTTCCCGACGATTTTTGCTTTGTTGATACCAATCAATTCTGA